The Paenibacillus sophorae genome has a segment encoding these proteins:
- a CDS encoding methyl-accepting chemotaxis protein, with amino-acid sequence MVQKLTPNEEFEADSKELEENHSPDERKPWSKGLFPSKRKKLLLNRRQPDKSSEPKAETVQGDEGAEVKTRLTSSAGKLLHRFAHMGIQGKLFLFVIMSIVIIFSIMAGVIYSNTKKLIVDDLRQALDYEKRQISSEVNELLMPAGGSVELLGANAFVRDFISSVSSPDAVKTTDGYSSLIRTLNLTKDNNKNLLNVYIGLDAVNKVITQDEFEPPADYNMKERTWYATTVKNNRLTVTDPYIDAGSGKMVVTLSAPILDDSGKLIGVAGADISTEQITQALKGFNYKGSGFALLVNKNGTFIYHPNSDYILLKKIGELGEEWKTVGDKMLQWDSGVIKTDIDGQSSYISYAPAVDNQWAEALVVPAKDAEGALRSFQLIFILSTLVAIIIIGLVLYFVAASILRPIPVLTDAFRTAMAGDLSVRANVKAKGEIGILAKGFNEMISSQQDMIREIMRTSRSISDHVENTEKNVFALDENIADVSATTEELSAGMQQTAAAMEEMNASTLEIEGAINNIALKAQDGAGSAKEINERAERLKQSAIESRQAAEQVYGESEEKLRSAIEQSRSIEQIKVLTTSIMEIASQTNLLSLNASIEAARAGEAGRGFAVVAEEIRKLAENSRSAVSEIMQVTGLVVTAVGSLVEGAEDILHFMDKQVLQDYDAMQKTGSQYSEDAKYVEDLVTDFSATTEELLASIQNMLHAISETAIATNEGAEGAGSIAERTEQIIEKSGSIVTEMEEIRTSASALLDTVSRFKA; translated from the coding sequence ATGGTACAGAAGTTGACACCTAATGAAGAATTCGAGGCGGATTCCAAGGAGTTAGAAGAAAATCATTCGCCAGACGAGCGCAAGCCATGGTCAAAGGGGCTGTTCCCGTCCAAGCGGAAGAAGCTCTTGTTGAACAGGCGGCAGCCTGACAAATCATCTGAGCCCAAGGCGGAGACAGTGCAGGGGGATGAAGGTGCGGAAGTGAAGACAAGGTTAACAAGCTCTGCCGGAAAATTGCTGCACCGCTTCGCGCATATGGGGATCCAGGGCAAGCTGTTTCTATTCGTCATCATGTCCATTGTTATTATTTTTTCCATCATGGCCGGTGTCATTTACAGCAATACTAAGAAGCTCATCGTCGATGATTTGCGTCAGGCGCTCGATTATGAGAAACGGCAGATTTCTTCGGAAGTGAACGAACTGCTCATGCCGGCCGGCGGCAGTGTGGAGCTGCTGGGCGCTAATGCTTTTGTAAGGGACTTTATTAGCAGCGTATCCTCTCCGGATGCTGTCAAGACGACGGATGGATACAGTTCACTCATTCGCACACTTAATCTGACCAAGGACAACAACAAAAATCTTCTGAACGTATATATCGGCCTGGATGCTGTTAACAAGGTCATTACCCAGGATGAGTTCGAACCTCCGGCCGACTATAACATGAAGGAACGCACTTGGTATGCCACGACGGTTAAGAATAACCGGCTTACAGTGACCGACCCATATATTGACGCCGGCTCCGGTAAAATGGTCGTTACGCTAAGCGCTCCGATTCTGGACGACAGCGGCAAGCTGATCGGCGTGGCGGGTGCGGACATTTCGACAGAACAAATTACGCAGGCGCTGAAAGGCTTCAACTACAAGGGCAGCGGATTTGCGCTGCTGGTCAATAAGAATGGCACGTTCATTTACCACCCGAACAGCGATTATATTTTGCTTAAAAAGATCGGCGAGCTCGGCGAGGAATGGAAGACGGTCGGCGATAAAATGCTGCAGTGGGACTCAGGTGTCATCAAGACAGATATTGACGGTCAGTCCAGCTACATCTCCTATGCGCCTGCCGTCGACAATCAATGGGCGGAGGCACTCGTCGTTCCGGCGAAAGATGCGGAGGGCGCCCTGCGTTCCTTCCAGTTGATTTTCATCCTGTCCACCCTTGTGGCCATCATCATCATAGGCTTAGTGCTGTATTTCGTTGCCGCGAGTATCCTGAGACCGATTCCGGTGCTGACGGATGCTTTCCGAACTGCGATGGCCGGGGACCTGTCGGTCCGCGCTAACGTCAAGGCTAAAGGGGAAATCGGCATTTTGGCTAAAGGCTTCAATGAAATGATTTCGTCCCAGCAGGACATGATTAGGGAAATCATGCGCACCTCGCGCAGCATTTCGGACCATGTCGAAAATACGGAGAAAAATGTATTCGCTCTGGACGAGAACATTGCCGATGTTTCGGCCACAACCGAGGAGTTGTCGGCGGGAATGCAGCAGACCGCCGCCGCAATGGAAGAGATGAACGCCAGCACGCTGGAGATTGAAGGCGCGATTAACAATATCGCCTTGAAGGCGCAGGACGGCGCCGGGTCGGCCAAGGAAATCAATGAGCGCGCCGAGAGGCTCAAGCAGTCGGCCATCGAGTCCCGGCAGGCGGCCGAACAGGTCTATGGCGAGAGCGAGGAGAAGCTTCGCAGCGCGATCGAGCAGTCCCGGTCGATTGAACAGATCAAGGTGCTGACGACTTCCATCATGGAGATTGCCTCGCAGACGAATCTGCTGTCGTTGAACGCCTCCATCGAGGCGGCGCGGGCTGGTGAAGCGGGGAGAGGATTTGCCGTAGTCGCCGAGGAAATCCGCAAGCTGGCGGAGAATTCGCGCTCGGCTGTAAGTGAAATTATGCAGGTTACCGGTTTGGTTGTTACGGCTGTGGGCAGTCTCGTCGAAGGGGCGGAAGATATCCTGCATTTTATGGATAAGCAGGTCCTGCAGGATTACGACGCCATGCAGAAGACGGGCTCCCAGTACAGCGAAGACGCCAAGTATGTGGAAGACCTGGTGACGGATTTCAGTGCGACTACGGAGGAACTGCTCGCATCCATCCAGAACATGCTGCATGCCATCAGCGAAACGGCCATTGCCACGAATGAAGGCGCCGAAGGTGCGGGCAGTATTGCTGAAAGAACGGAGCAGATTATCGAGAAGTCCGGCAGTATTGTGACGGAGATGGAAGAAATCCGGACCAGTGCGTCGGCGCTGCTGGATACGGTGTCCCGTTTCAAGGCGTAA
- the ilvA gene encoding threonine ammonia-lyase IlvA: MKESDNRIVGLEDIVRAHHKLREVIVRTPLQRDEVLSAKYDCNVYLKREDLQVVRSFKIRGAYNMIRSLSEEERNRGIVCASAGNHAQGFAFSCRTLGIHGKVYMPSTTPSQKVKQVRRFGGDYVEVVLKGDTFDDAYDEAMQACVEQGMTLIHPFDEPKIIAGNGTIAMEVMESLADPADFVFVTIGGGGLAAGVGSYVKTVSPSTKVIGVEPMGAASMSEAFKLGKVVTLSEIDKFVDGAAVKRVGGLTYDICTRTLDDIVKVPEGKACTTILELYNENAIVVEPAGSLPIAALDLYREQIRGKTVVCIVSGGNNDIDRMQEIKERSLIYEGLKHYFMINFPQRAGALREFVSEVLGPDDDITRFEYTKKNNKENGPALVGIELLSKEAYEPLVERMKLKGVDYVELNKDLNLFNMLI, from the coding sequence ATGAAGGAAAGCGACAACCGGATCGTGGGTTTGGAAGACATCGTGCGAGCGCATCATAAGCTGCGGGAAGTCATTGTCCGGACTCCGCTGCAGCGCGACGAGGTGCTGTCGGCCAAATACGATTGCAATGTATATTTAAAACGCGAGGACCTTCAGGTCGTGCGCTCTTTCAAGATCCGCGGAGCTTATAATATGATCCGCAGTCTCTCTGAGGAGGAGAGAAACCGGGGAATCGTCTGCGCCAGCGCGGGCAATCATGCGCAGGGCTTCGCTTTCTCATGCCGTACGCTCGGGATTCACGGCAAAGTATATATGCCCAGCACCACTCCAAGCCAGAAAGTAAAGCAGGTTCGGCGTTTCGGCGGAGATTATGTCGAAGTGGTGCTCAAGGGGGATACGTTCGACGACGCCTATGATGAAGCGATGCAGGCCTGCGTTGAGCAGGGAATGACGCTCATTCATCCGTTCGACGAACCGAAGATCATTGCAGGCAACGGGACGATTGCGATGGAAGTTATGGAGAGTCTGGCCGATCCGGCCGATTTTGTATTTGTGACCATCGGCGGCGGCGGGCTTGCGGCGGGCGTGGGAAGTTATGTGAAGACGGTCAGTCCGTCGACCAAGGTCATCGGCGTGGAACCGATGGGGGCGGCTTCCATGAGCGAAGCGTTCAAGTTGGGCAAGGTCGTCACGCTTTCGGAGATCGACAAGTTCGTCGATGGCGCAGCGGTGAAACGGGTGGGCGGACTTACGTACGATATTTGCACCCGCACGCTTGACGACATCGTTAAGGTGCCGGAGGGCAAAGCCTGTACGACTATATTGGAACTGTACAACGAGAACGCCATCGTGGTGGAACCGGCAGGCTCGCTGCCGATCGCCGCACTGGACCTATACCGCGAGCAGATTCGCGGCAAGACGGTCGTCTGCATCGTGAGCGGTGGCAACAATGATATCGACCGGATGCAGGAGATTAAAGAGCGTTCGCTGATTTATGAAGGGCTGAAGCATTACTTCATGATCAATTTTCCCCAGCGGGCGGGCGCGCTGCGCGAATTTGTGTCGGAAGTGCTCGGTCCTGACGACGATATTACCCGGTTCGAATATACGAAGAAGAACAATAAGGAGAACGGTCCGGCTCTTGTCGGCATCGAGCTGCTGTCGAAGGAAGCCTATGAACCGCTAGTTGAGCGGATGAAGCTCAAAGGCGTGGATTATGTCGAACTGAACAAAGACTTGAATCTGTTCAATATGCTGATCTGA
- a CDS encoding DUF1129 family protein: MKVRDMIKENNRLREKMTPGNRSFFEDMILALRASRVDAVRTEELLLEAADKLLREQAKGRTAQQIFGSDPEEYFREAIESAPARPERGKARHYAMISWTALTLLFGMQGIAGLITVWSQGTAGPFGRISLFTMIAVGLGSIIGIELLMKWLSSLSEDDVPRIGGFNLKALGVYIGAVVAVVFAGLYFRQLFPVFTLSPWHCLLIFACGLIGLKFIFFRK, translated from the coding sequence ATGAAAGTCAGGGACATGATCAAGGAAAACAACCGCCTCAGGGAAAAGATGACGCCGGGCAATCGCTCTTTCTTTGAGGATATGATATTAGCGCTGCGGGCCAGCCGGGTGGACGCCGTGCGGACGGAGGAGCTGCTGTTAGAGGCAGCCGACAAGCTGCTGCGCGAGCAGGCCAAAGGCAGGACCGCCCAGCAAATATTCGGCAGCGATCCGGAAGAATATTTCCGGGAAGCCATCGAGAGCGCGCCGGCCCGTCCCGAGCGCGGCAAGGCACGCCACTACGCCATGATCTCGTGGACGGCGCTCACCCTGTTGTTCGGCATGCAGGGCATTGCCGGACTTATCACCGTGTGGAGCCAGGGGACGGCCGGACCGTTCGGCCGGATCAGCCTGTTCACAATGATCGCCGTCGGCCTGGGCTCCATTATCGGCATCGAGCTGCTGATGAAATGGCTCTCGTCCCTCTCCGAGGACGATGTTCCCAGAATAGGCGGGTTCAACTTAAAAGCGCTGGGCGTATACATTGGCGCCGTAGTCGCCGTTGTCTTCGCCGGACTCTATTTCAGACAGCTGTTCCCGGTATTTACGCTGTCTCCCTGGCACTGTCTGCTGATCTTCGCCTGCGGACTTATCGGCCTAAAGTTTATCTTCTTTCGTAAATAA
- a CDS encoding radical SAM/SPASM domain-containing protein, translating into MINKLNPLCNEVYVGIEAFTKMEILPNVIKSCRSKGLMVHLLTRGQQFGSFEDAATALMELRQHGDFTVLVVCDNRHWDTTDKERLAHMLKAIKNVGIFPELLYLKRSDETIPSDLLFMDEINHFFTIYSRTADNLFDFMKQKEWRIVGNEEPAIDLSEAIIQNDIGNRSPGMADFPLFFQTLVLETTHLCNARCSHCYTSCGPDQSPERMPLDQIKRVIDEASALPNLFKRCHVGGGEATIFWDEMLEILKHAKDHGFTNSIVTNGWWGKTLPVARRKISELKLAGVELIEFSVDAMHQEFVSSEPISYIIQAAKESDIRITLRVCTTKSRRADAVIGNLSGEVQSDITIATSKVVPIGRAKEAIPLEDIWTTSELPIGSCHTSLNLAVLRNGDVFPCCAGSEICPSLKLGNAFEQPLPEIMKALRGNFLVRALVHAGPAYFAILLQEAGLGDRLLPEYGSICHLCTQICTDQELTGAVQQKLEEKILGVIPKVAGFI; encoded by the coding sequence ATGATCAATAAGCTGAATCCGCTCTGTAACGAGGTCTACGTGGGAATCGAGGCATTTACGAAGATGGAGATTCTTCCGAATGTGATCAAATCATGCCGCTCAAAAGGTCTGATGGTCCATCTCCTTACACGAGGTCAACAATTCGGAAGCTTCGAGGATGCTGCAACGGCCCTCATGGAGCTGCGTCAGCACGGAGATTTCACAGTATTGGTTGTTTGCGATAACCGGCACTGGGATACTACAGATAAAGAGCGTCTAGCACACATGCTGAAGGCCATCAAAAATGTCGGAATCTTTCCTGAGCTGCTGTACCTTAAACGTTCGGATGAGACCATTCCCTCTGATCTTCTGTTCATGGACGAGATCAATCATTTCTTTACGATTTACAGCCGGACTGCAGATAACTTGTTTGACTTTATGAAGCAGAAAGAATGGAGGATCGTCGGCAACGAGGAACCGGCCATCGACTTGTCCGAAGCAATAATCCAGAATGATATCGGCAATCGCAGTCCGGGAATGGCCGATTTTCCATTATTCTTTCAAACACTGGTTCTGGAAACCACGCATCTCTGCAATGCCCGATGCAGTCACTGCTACACCAGTTGCGGTCCGGACCAATCTCCCGAACGAATGCCTTTGGATCAAATCAAGCGGGTTATTGATGAAGCTTCGGCACTGCCGAACCTGTTCAAGCGCTGTCACGTTGGCGGCGGCGAAGCTACCATTTTTTGGGATGAGATGTTGGAAATCTTGAAACATGCCAAAGATCACGGTTTCACGAATTCAATAGTGACAAATGGATGGTGGGGAAAGACTCTTCCGGTTGCGCGCCGCAAGATTTCCGAGTTGAAACTCGCCGGGGTGGAGCTCATCGAATTCAGTGTGGACGCGATGCATCAGGAGTTTGTTTCTTCTGAGCCAATTTCGTACATCATCCAAGCGGCTAAGGAATCTGATATTCGAATCACTCTACGAGTCTGCACCACAAAATCAAGACGGGCTGATGCTGTTATCGGCAATCTGTCAGGCGAGGTTCAGAGCGACATTACAATCGCAACCAGCAAGGTTGTGCCCATTGGCAGAGCCAAGGAAGCGATTCCACTTGAGGATATATGGACTACCTCCGAACTCCCCATTGGGTCCTGCCATACATCGCTAAATTTAGCTGTGCTCCGGAACGGCGACGTGTTCCCTTGCTGCGCAGGAAGCGAAATCTGCCCCTCATTAAAACTTGGCAATGCCTTTGAGCAGCCGCTGCCAGAGATTATGAAGGCACTCCGGGGCAATTTCTTGGTACGGGCACTTGTCCATGCCGGCCCTGCCTATTTCGCAATATTATTGCAAGAAGCAGGACTCGGTGATCGTCTGCTTCCCGAGTATGGGAGTATATGCCATCTGTGCACTCAAATTTGTACTGACCAGGAACTCACCGGGGCCGTGCAACAAAAGCTGGAGGAGAAAATACTAGGAGTGATCCCTAAAGTTGCAGGATTTATTTGA
- a CDS encoding NHLP-related RiPP peptide yields MNSHESEADNDKVPEFPAELPSEISLLLPNQQQRDEAALLYKLCSDDGFREKFWKDPAGAIVEAGFTADAETVDALHKADRVIFNQLVQDWKEALKRSGAFKWGKDPAVEPRSVVMLAAAVIAGAAVAGFVAGYLAGKSAIREGARKI; encoded by the coding sequence ATGAATTCTCACGAATCAGAAGCTGACAACGATAAGGTTCCTGAGTTTCCTGCCGAGCTGCCCTCAGAGATATCCCTGCTCCTTCCCAACCAGCAGCAGCGTGACGAAGCGGCTCTGCTCTACAAGTTATGTAGCGACGACGGATTCAGGGAAAAGTTCTGGAAAGACCCTGCAGGCGCCATCGTTGAGGCAGGATTTACTGCTGACGCCGAAACGGTTGATGCGCTTCACAAAGCGGATCGGGTCATTTTTAATCAACTGGTGCAAGACTGGAAGGAAGCCTTAAAACGCAGCGGCGCGTTCAAATGGGGGAAAGACCCGGCAGTGGAGCCGAGGTCGGTGGTGATGCTGGCCGCAGCAGTGATAGCGGGAGCTGCCGTCGCAGGTTTCGTAGCCGGGTATTTGGCTGGGAAAAGTGCTATAAGAGAAGGAGCGAGGAAGATTTGA
- a CDS encoding alpha/beta hydrolase family protein, with amino-acid sequence MERAITIRHRGEELTASIHYPVKEGKSGRCKNRVPLVVICHGFIGSRIGVDRLFVKAARELAGDGYMVIRFDYIGCGESSGNYGAQDVESMIAQTRTVLDYGLSCADVDPTRVTLIGHSLGGAVALLTAVRDRRVKNLVLWAAVGYPFNDIVKIVGREAYDQAVQTGSADHAGYSFTPVYFNSLADFQPFQEAGKFGGDVLVIHGTSDDVIPVDYAFLYQKLFWTRADGRCDKEIIFQADHTFSSGPAQQQLLKRTKEWMNEQERLQEEWQNWMI; translated from the coding sequence ATGGAACGGGCGATCACCATCCGGCATAGAGGAGAGGAACTGACAGCCAGCATACATTATCCGGTGAAGGAAGGGAAGTCCGGCCGCTGTAAAAACCGGGTGCCGCTCGTGGTCATCTGCCACGGGTTTATCGGCAGCCGAATTGGCGTGGACCGTCTGTTCGTCAAGGCCGCCCGCGAACTGGCAGGTGACGGATACATGGTCATCCGCTTTGATTATATCGGCTGCGGCGAGAGCAGCGGCAATTACGGAGCCCAGGATGTGGAATCGATGATCGCCCAGACGCGGACGGTGCTTGATTATGGTCTGAGCTGCGCCGATGTTGATCCCACTCGGGTAACGCTGATCGGCCACAGTCTGGGGGGAGCCGTCGCCCTGCTTACAGCGGTAAGGGACCGCCGGGTGAAGAATCTCGTGTTATGGGCGGCTGTCGGCTATCCCTTTAATGATATCGTGAAAATTGTCGGACGGGAAGCGTACGATCAGGCGGTACAGACCGGTTCTGCCGATCATGCCGGATACAGCTTCACGCCGGTGTATTTTAACTCGCTGGCCGATTTTCAGCCCTTTCAGGAGGCTGGCAAATTTGGCGGCGATGTGCTTGTGATTCATGGAACCTCGGATGATGTCATTCCGGTAGACTACGCCTTTTTATATCAAAAGCTGTTCTGGACGCGCGCCGACGGGCGCTGCGATAAGGAGATCATATTTCAGGCCGATCATACCTTCTCTTCGGGCCCAGCCCAGCAGCAGCTGCTGAAGCGGACAAAAGAGTGGATGAACGAACAGGAACGTTTACAGGAAGAATGGCAAAATTGGATGATCTAG
- a CDS encoding DODA-type extradiol aromatic ring-opening family dioxygenase yields MKIPAFFIAHGSPLLAIEDNDYTDFLEKLGRELPRPRGIAVFSAHWDSPKQLVTVDERHEALHDFYGFPEEMYRLTYPAPGDASLSRRIGELFAAGNLSYQPVRGRGIDHGVWVILRRMFPDADIPVVALSVDSLRSPAEQYAIGRMLTPLRDEGILFIGSGGLVHNLRMLEDGGKPAEWAVDFDGWIAEKLEAGDLEALFAYDKQAPHARDAVPSYGKEHFVPLFYALGTAANDTRAQRMFQAYQYGTLSLNCWRFE; encoded by the coding sequence ATGAAAATTCCGGCATTTTTTATCGCACACGGCTCCCCTCTGCTTGCGATTGAGGATAATGACTACACCGATTTTTTGGAAAAGCTCGGCCGGGAACTGCCGCGCCCGCGCGGTATCGCCGTGTTCTCGGCGCATTGGGACAGCCCGAAGCAGCTGGTTACGGTGGATGAACGCCATGAGGCGCTGCATGATTTTTACGGATTCCCTGAAGAGATGTACCGGCTTACCTATCCCGCTCCCGGAGACGCTAGCCTCAGCCGCCGGATCGGCGAGCTGTTCGCTGCAGGCAACCTTTCCTATCAGCCTGTGCGGGGCCGGGGTATCGATCATGGCGTCTGGGTTATACTGCGGCGGATGTTTCCGGATGCCGATATTCCAGTTGTGGCGCTGTCCGTCGATTCGCTAAGGTCGCCGGCGGAGCAGTATGCAATCGGACGCATGCTCACGCCTCTGAGGGATGAAGGCATACTCTTCATCGGCAGCGGAGGCCTTGTCCACAATTTAAGGATGCTCGAAGACGGCGGCAAGCCGGCGGAATGGGCGGTGGACTTCGATGGCTGGATTGCGGAGAAGCTGGAGGCCGGAGATCTTGAGGCGCTGTTCGCCTATGACAAACAGGCTCCTCATGCCCGCGACGCCGTTCCTTCCTACGGGAAAGAGCATTTTGTTCCGCTGTTCTACGCGTTGGGAACGGCAGCCAATGACACGAGGGCGCAGCGGATGTTTCAGGCGTACCAATACGGAACACTTAGCCTGAACTGCTGGAGATTCGAATAA